From the Finegoldia magna ATCC 29328 genome, the window TTTACTAAGTAAATCTAGGCTGTTATATTTTATTTCTCCACTAATATTACCATCAAGGTATTCAGGTATTACTCCATTAATTGCTTTTAATAGTGTGCTTTTTCCACATCCAGAATGTCCTGTAATAACTGTAATTTCGCCAGCTTTACATTCAAAATTTAGATTTTTTAAGATATTTTCATCATCAAAAGATAAATCAAGGTTTCTTATTTTAAGCATATTTTCTACCTCTTATATAAAAAAATAAAACTAAAATAGAAACAAAAAAAATTAAATAGTCAGCAAATGTTAACTTTGCTTCTCTAATATTTGATCTATTTTGATTGACAGCAAGACCCTTAGTTAATGAAGCTACTGTCAATTCATCAGCAGAATTTGATAGGGTCATCAATAGTGGGATTATACTATATTCAATTAATAAAATAGGATTCTTTAAAAATTTCCTAAAACTTATACCCCTCAAATAAATAGCTTGTTTTATTTGTCTATACTCAATTCTTGTTGCATAAAAATATCTAACCATAACCGCAACAGGAATGGCTATCTGATCAGGACACTTCACCTTTTTTAATGAACAAATTGCTTCTCCTACACTAGTCGTTAAAATTATATAATTTCCCATAACCATAGGTGCAAAAACTCTTTTTATTATAATTATAACTATGTGTATAAGTGATAATATTATAGAATCATTTAATTCCCTAATATTAATTTCTATAATATTCAATATTATAAAAAGTATGATTGATTTAATCCCGGATTTTATATGTCCAGATAAAAATAATAAAAAAGTAGGGAGCATACATATTAATACATAATATATAGGATTTAGGCTTTGAATATTTCCAATTGTCATAATAAAAGAAATAACCATCATTAAAAATAATTTTGCTCTAAAATCTATCCTTATCATATCTAATAACCCGCTCCCTAATTCTTACTTACCAATTTTTGAAAAATGTTTTTTCAAAAACACAATTCCTAAGCTACAACCTACAAAAGCACCAATAAATCCTAAAATAGCCATAACTATTAAAATCCAATCAGGCATAACTTTCATCATTGTGTCAATAAATTCTTGCTTATAACCTTGATTTAAAAGCCCTTGTGCATACTCATTTCTTGAGATGATAATCGGAACATAGTTTCCTAAAGTGCAAAGACTTGAAAAAGAAAATGCTAATC encodes:
- a CDS encoding energy-coupling factor transporter transmembrane component T, with the translated sequence MIRIDFRAKLFLMMVISFIMTIGNIQSLNPIYYVLICMLPTFLLFLSGHIKSGIKSIILFIILNIIEINIRELNDSIILSLIHIVIIIIKRVFAPMVMGNYIILTTSVGEAICSLKKVKCPDQIAIPVAVMVRYFYATRIEYRQIKQAIYLRGISFRKFLKNPILLIEYSIIPLLMTLSNSADELTVASLTKGLAVNQNRSNIREAKLTFADYLIFFVSILVLFFYIRGRKYA